A single Tachypleus tridentatus isolate NWPU-2018 chromosome 9, ASM421037v1, whole genome shotgun sequence DNA region contains:
- the LOC143225445 gene encoding uncharacterized protein LOC143225445 isoform X3 — protein MAAPNPGGYGQNYQPLPSHAQGAYAPPPTYEQQPPPPQYSGPYQPGAVKSNHGLTGTLMNIGKEVGSVVGSLVSTGAKTLNRYIDHPLLKLLQAGNVVQLVSRVTGRSLQILQAQDGRLVLDGLGGEGHQFFNTHFTVMREEDCIVQLHNNFNYLAIINGTLQLHSAGPGNVGTGYCRFQAREVPFDKNFIVLESAIEKGRFMAVCPNGVIKSALATSSSDRDTHFGVRLIFSPHGMPAGTKVK, from the exons ATGGCTGCTCCTAATCCTGGTGGCTATGGACAGAACTATCAACCTCTCCCTTCACATGCTCAAGGAGCATATGCTCCACCACCTACATATGAACAG CAGCCTCCACCACCACAGTATTCTGGTCCTTATCAGCCT gGTGCTGTGAAGAGTAACCATGGGCTAACAGGCACCTTGATGAATATTGGAAAGGAAGTTGGAAGTGTTGTAGGAAGTTTAGTTTCCACAGGTGCAAAGACTTTAAACCGTTACATTGATCATCCTTTATTG AAACTCTTACAAGCTGGTAATGTTGTACAGTTGGTATCTCGAGTGACTGGGCGCAGTCTACAGATTCTTCAAGCCCAAGATGGAAGATTGGTATTAGATGGACTTGGTGGAGAAGGACATCAGTTTTTTAACA CTCACTTCACAGTAATGAGAGAAGAAGATTGTATTGTTCAACTTCACAACAACTTCAACTACCTAGCTATCATCAATGGAACACTTCAACTACATTCAGCT GGCCCTGGAAATGTTGGAACTGGTTACTGTCGCTTTCAAGCTCGAGAGGTTCCTTTTGATAAAAATTTCATAGTCCTTGAATCAGCAATTGAAAAAGGAAGGTTCATGGCTGTATGCCCCAATGGAGTTATTAAGTCTGCCCTTGCAACAAGTTCCTCAGATAGAGACACCCATTTTGGTGTACGTTTAATT TTCAGTCCACATGGAATGCCAGCTGGAACAAAGGTGAAGTAG
- the LOC143225445 gene encoding uncharacterized protein LOC143225445 isoform X1, which produces MAAPNPGGYGQNYQPLPSHAQGAYAPPPTYEQSHYSYSYQQQPPPPQYSGPYQPGAVKSNHGLTGTLMNIGKEVGSVVGSLVSTGAKTLNRYIDHPLLKLLQAGNVVQLVSRVTGRSLQILQAQDGRLVLDGLGGEGHQFFNTHFTVMREEDCIVQLHNNFNYLAIINGTLQLHSAGPGNVGTGYCRFQAREVPFDKNFIVLESAIEKGRFMAVCPNGVIKSALATSSSDRDTHFGVRLIFSPHGMPAGTKVK; this is translated from the exons ATGGCTGCTCCTAATCCTGGTGGCTATGGACAGAACTATCAACCTCTCCCTTCACATGCTCAAGGAGCATATGCTCCACCACCTACATATGAACAG tctCATTATTCATATTCTTATCAACAG CAGCCTCCACCACCACAGTATTCTGGTCCTTATCAGCCT gGTGCTGTGAAGAGTAACCATGGGCTAACAGGCACCTTGATGAATATTGGAAAGGAAGTTGGAAGTGTTGTAGGAAGTTTAGTTTCCACAGGTGCAAAGACTTTAAACCGTTACATTGATCATCCTTTATTG AAACTCTTACAAGCTGGTAATGTTGTACAGTTGGTATCTCGAGTGACTGGGCGCAGTCTACAGATTCTTCAAGCCCAAGATGGAAGATTGGTATTAGATGGACTTGGTGGAGAAGGACATCAGTTTTTTAACA CTCACTTCACAGTAATGAGAGAAGAAGATTGTATTGTTCAACTTCACAACAACTTCAACTACCTAGCTATCATCAATGGAACACTTCAACTACATTCAGCT GGCCCTGGAAATGTTGGAACTGGTTACTGTCGCTTTCAAGCTCGAGAGGTTCCTTTTGATAAAAATTTCATAGTCCTTGAATCAGCAATTGAAAAAGGAAGGTTCATGGCTGTATGCCCCAATGGAGTTATTAAGTCTGCCCTTGCAACAAGTTCCTCAGATAGAGACACCCATTTTGGTGTACGTTTAATT TTCAGTCCACATGGAATGCCAGCTGGAACAAAGGTGAAGTAG
- the LOC143225445 gene encoding uncharacterized protein LOC143225445 isoform X2, protein MAAPNPGGYGQNYQPLPSHAQGAYAPPPTYEQSHYSYSYQQPPPPQYSGPYQPGAVKSNHGLTGTLMNIGKEVGSVVGSLVSTGAKTLNRYIDHPLLKLLQAGNVVQLVSRVTGRSLQILQAQDGRLVLDGLGGEGHQFFNTHFTVMREEDCIVQLHNNFNYLAIINGTLQLHSAGPGNVGTGYCRFQAREVPFDKNFIVLESAIEKGRFMAVCPNGVIKSALATSSSDRDTHFGVRLIFSPHGMPAGTKVK, encoded by the exons ATGGCTGCTCCTAATCCTGGTGGCTATGGACAGAACTATCAACCTCTCCCTTCACATGCTCAAGGAGCATATGCTCCACCACCTACATATGAACAG tctCATTATTCATATTCTTATCAACAG CCTCCACCACCACAGTATTCTGGTCCTTATCAGCCT gGTGCTGTGAAGAGTAACCATGGGCTAACAGGCACCTTGATGAATATTGGAAAGGAAGTTGGAAGTGTTGTAGGAAGTTTAGTTTCCACAGGTGCAAAGACTTTAAACCGTTACATTGATCATCCTTTATTG AAACTCTTACAAGCTGGTAATGTTGTACAGTTGGTATCTCGAGTGACTGGGCGCAGTCTACAGATTCTTCAAGCCCAAGATGGAAGATTGGTATTAGATGGACTTGGTGGAGAAGGACATCAGTTTTTTAACA CTCACTTCACAGTAATGAGAGAAGAAGATTGTATTGTTCAACTTCACAACAACTTCAACTACCTAGCTATCATCAATGGAACACTTCAACTACATTCAGCT GGCCCTGGAAATGTTGGAACTGGTTACTGTCGCTTTCAAGCTCGAGAGGTTCCTTTTGATAAAAATTTCATAGTCCTTGAATCAGCAATTGAAAAAGGAAGGTTCATGGCTGTATGCCCCAATGGAGTTATTAAGTCTGCCCTTGCAACAAGTTCCTCAGATAGAGACACCCATTTTGGTGTACGTTTAATT TTCAGTCCACATGGAATGCCAGCTGGAACAAAGGTGAAGTAG